Genomic segment of Edaphobacter bradus:
TTGGGACGGTTGAGTACACTCCCGATCGTGCTCTGGGTGTAGCTGCCGCCGGAGAGCGTCTCCTTCACCACCCGGTTGTTGGCGGTATCCGCGATGTAGACGTTGCCGCTGCCGTCAACAGCTACACCACCGGGACCGTTCAGCCCACTCCCGATCGTGCTCTCGGTGTAGCTGCCGCCGGAGAGCGTCTCCTTCAACACCCGGTTGTTAGCGGAATCCGCGATGTAGACGTTGCCGCTGCCGTCAACAACTACACCCCAGGTATAGCTCAGTCCACTCCCGATCGTGCTCTGGGTGTAGCTGCCGCCGGAGAGCGTCTCCTTCAGCACCCGGTGGTTATAGGTATCCGCGATGTAGATGTTGCCGCTGCCGTCCACAGCTACATCACCGGGACTGTTCAGTCCACTTGTCGAGACCGTACTTTGTGTGTAGGTGAAGTTCGCCGTCTGCGCGAATCCGCTTACGGCGCTGAGGCACAGAGTCGCCACGGCCAACAACGCGCAGCGAATAAGCTTCTTTCTGCGTGGGGCCTCTTTGATGTACCGATCCTCCAGCGCAGCCGCCTGGCTGTCGCTGGGAACCACTCGGGAAGCTACTCTGGGCGAGACATGGGAAGTGCCAAAGGCAGCGGAAAACAACATTACTGTAGATCTCCTGAAAAGATGCATTGAAGCGGTTGAGTAAATCACTGTACGAAAGCGAACAAGAGTGGCTATCCGGCCATCTGCTGGCCGCAACGGGTGCCCTTACCCCCAAGGGGAAAAAGTGGATGAGATTAGATGAGATTAACTGAGAGGAATCCAGAGACGAAGAGGTGTCCTCCCCAGGCCGAAGACAAACCGACGAAGCACGACAGACATGCAAAACTTTCTCTTCGACAGCCTGCAGAGGAACCGAGCTGTCCAGAGATTACAGAACAAACCGGAATATCCTTACACTGTGAAGTATTTGAATCTTGAGAAGTAAGAGCGTTTTTAGGCTACAAAACGGCGTCACATCGTGTCATCACCCAAAAGTTGCAACTAATTGCAAAATAGGGGGGTTATCGGATCTCGTTGCTGGGTGGGGCGGTTATGACTACGGTTTTGGCGTTCAGGAATTCGCGCATTCCGGCGGCGGAGAGTTCGCGGCCGTAGCCTGAGTGTTCGATTCCTCCGAAGGGGAGGCGGGGGTCGCTGGCTACCATGGGTAGTCATCTGGGCGCGGACACTCCCCAAGAGATGATTTCGCCTAACGGCCAAACGGCGCGAGATGTTTCCCTGAGTGTCGGCAAAAGTGAACTATCGCGTACTTCGAGCCTCTAGTGCCGGATCGAACCATTGAATGGCGCAATCCTCAGTACCGGGCCTATTACCGGCTAACCGGAAACTCGGTCTACTGAGGTGTGTCGCTTCACGATTGCCGAGAATGTGGACAGGTTATAGTTGTTACTCGATGTTCTTGGACAACGACATCTCGACCACGAAGAACAACCAGAAAGACCATCTCGGGCTGCGAATCAGCGCCGTTATTATCCCTGATCTGTACGGATTGAAATCAAAGATTCTCACTATTTCCTCGATGATTTCTGACTTTGATTTTGTGCCAACGTCAAACAACTCGATCTTGTGATCTCCGCTCTTGTGCATTCGGCAAAACATGTTGAGCCGCGCATCATGGCCGTACTCCCTGAGATCACCGGCAAATTCGTAATACTTCGAGGGGCGGAAGGGGCTCTTCTCAGAGGCGGTCAAATTCGGATGTGAAACCTACTCTCCGGGGAATTCGGAGGTCGAGTTTATCGATCATCACGTACCCCGGGGAAAAAGTATGGGGTACTAGAGTTGCAGGCTATTAGACAGAGCCTGCAACTCAAGACGGCTTCGCAACGCGGGGTCACGTAGTGGCAGCGGGCGGGGGTGCTGGACGGCATATTGTGGGCGCTCTGCGAAGACCTGTTGGCCCGAGGCGAACTCGGGCTGGAAGAGGCCTTCATCGACGTCTCCTTCGCGGGGGCCAAAAGGGGCGATCGCATTGGTCCAACACGCTGTGGCAAAGGGAGCAAGATCATGGCAATCGCGGACGGCCATGGTCTTCCTATCGCCGTGCGGGTTACAAGCGCTTCACCGAATGAGTCCACGCTGGTCGAAGACACACTCAGTCAACGCCACGTCGGTGGATTGCCGAAACGGTTGATTGCAGACCGTGCCTACGATAGCGATCGGCTGGATGAACGGCTGCGCCAGGAGCACAGCATCGAATTGCTTGTGCCCAATCGCCGCAGGCGAAAGCGAACTCAGGTTGGACAGCCACTGCGCCGCTACCGCCGGCGTTGGAAAGCCGAGCGGCTGTTTTGCCTGGCTGAAGAACTACTGCCGTATCTGCAGCCGCTGGGGACGCCATGCGGACAACTTTCTCGGAATGGTTCAACTCGGATGCAGGTTGATTCTCTTGAGACATCTATGAGACTACTTCTAGTCCTTTTCTGCGTTTCTTGCGCAAGGCAACCGCGACGATATCAGCAACGCGAGGCTACAAAGTGACGACAGTACGACGGAAAAAGCGAGAGCCATGAAGACGGAGTGCCTTAGGGTTATCGAGCCTAACGCTGCACCAGCAAACATCGCCACCACCGCTGCAATTCGCCGCTGCAAACGGGGATTGGTTCCGCGCGCCAGGGACGAATCCGCAGCAAGGCCCGTAATGGTCAACGTCAGCACTGTCGTTGTCAGGTCTGGAACGGCTAACTTACGTACGGCGGCATTTCTCATCCCCATCGCTATGGCTGTGAAAGCGATCATCGCGTAAAGCCGTAGGAAATGCGGAGATGAAACGACACTATAGCCAAGTGCGGCCAGAG
This window contains:
- a CDS encoding YoaK family protein, which translates into the protein MWKALTADSILPYALLGMTAVTGLVDAVSFLSLGHVFTANMTGNIVLLAFASTGVPQVSLAGSITALLGFLAGAAVGGRIMAGASAVAQLRAASSVFALEIVFLVGATLAALGYSVVSSPHFLRLYAMIAFTAIAMGMRNAAVRKLAVPDLTTTVLTLTITGLAADSSLARGTNPRLQRRIAAVVAMFAGAALGSITLRHSVFMALAFSVVLSSLCSLALLISSRLPCARNAEKD
- a CDS encoding aldehyde dehydrogenase family protein — encoded protein: MVASDPRLPFGGIEHSGYGRELSAAGMREFLNAKTVVITAPPSNEIR
- a CDS encoding transposase codes for the protein MAIADGHGLPIAVRVTSASPNESTLVEDTLSQRHVGGLPKRLIADRAYDSDRLDERLRQEHSIELLVPNRRRRKRTQVGQPLRRYRRRWKAERLFCLAEELLPYLQPLGTPCGQLSRNGSTRMQVDSLETSMRLLLVLFCVSCARQPRRYQQREATK